TTACGCCAACACCAAATATTATAGTTGGTCGGTCGTTAACAAGAGGAATGTGCCTTGACAATGCATTGACAAGAACTGTGCCCCTTCctccaacctatgaatcaagCCTTAGTAACACAAAGCAGAACAAGAAAAATAGATCCACCTTCCACGTACTCACCTTTCCATTGATCTAGAGGCTAACATTGGCAAGGTACTATTTACTCATCCTGAAAACATGCTTTGTCAAGCAACATTGTGAAACTAAACCAAGGTCAGTCTCACATACCTGCTTTTGATCACCTGTAATAACTATGACATATAATAATAACGCgaacaaggaaaggaaaaaaaattaaagctaaaaggttcaaccaattgatatttgtcaacaagcaaaaatatcaagttgtGTCGAACAAGATCAAGTGCAAGAAAGACATCATACCATAAAGAGAACCATCATTATCATGCAATATTACAATGAGCAAATCAAGCTCCTTTCCTTGAGGTTGGAGTATAGTCATTGCATCATGATAGCATGCTGAAAGCACTCTTTCAACATGATCAGGCCGAATAGTTAGAGGATGAAGCACAGTATCTagagaaaaattcctataaaataTGTAGATAAAAATAATGATCTATGTGGTTCTTCTTCATATAAGATAATTAAGAATTAAGTTCCATGTAGTAAATCATATGCTGTAGTAAAAATGTTGAAGCCATATCATTCCTAATATATGGCACATCTGAGCAAGCTCATGACAAAATCCCCTAGCCAAATTATCTTGCACATTCTTTACAAAATTGATACATGTCCAACTATTTACTCTCCCACCATTTACCATTTTCTACAAAGtttagtgtatatatatatatatacacacactaaACTCCTAACCAATCAAGCTAGAGAGTTAATTCAACTAGATGGCTGGTTGGTCACGTTTAAATATAGAATTGCTGTAGCATCTTTGGCGTTTGGTTTGCATACTACACAAAGAGCTAGTCTAAAGTATTGTAGATCACCCTACTGCCTCATCTACAAAGATATGCACATGTCAAGAAGTGGCAAATGCATAAAATTGTCAAGTATCATCTTTCCCTACACTGAACCATCCAGAAACAACTCATACATCACATTGGTAGTAAAACTTAATAAAGAATCATGAGTTCGTGATAAGACTATATTAAATGAAAATCTATTGAATTTTTTTGAAACATTCTACTTTTGGACAAACTGTTTCAAATTCTTCAACCACAACAAATACTCACGACTGTCTttatttatcatgtactcatgcaGGAAATTGATTGTCAAAGGGGAAATTCCTCTTATCTCTAGATACTTGTGAAAGGATTTATGCAGATTCTCATCTAGATCACTGCACAAAAAAAATATTGTATTGTTGTTTCTTAACATAAGCATACAAAATAACAAAATGAAGGAAaagaatacaaacctaaaatcaagtcCTTCATAGGCAAGCCATGATAGTTTCTCTTCAAAGGCTAGGCATGGAAACTATGACCTCGATACTCTCTCTCCATGATAGTTTCTCTTCAGAGTAATAGTGTTTATTCCCTTCTCATCTTGGATCTCAAAAGGAAAGCCACTTGGTATCTCCTCCACCTGCTAAACTCATGCGCATATCAAGAACAACATGAATTAATTGGCTAGAAAagtgtttttgttttttgtttaaaaaagaaaagagaataaATTAGCGACATTTAGATTGAGAATGGATTGAATTCCTAAATAAGATAATTTCCTGGCTTGACACACCCTGCCATAACCGTCAGATTCCAATGCGCACTTGATCTCAGAGTCGACACCTTGAAGGAGGTTGGAGTTTGAGGTTGGCTTCGTTGCAACATAAGAGAAAAATGCAGTACAAGGAAGGGGCCACGCAGTTCTCTTTGAGATGACATTCCTCAAAGAGGGGGGATGGATAACGGTCGAGAGGCGAGGGTCGAGACTCCTGGAAAGGGAGCAGGCAACTAAATGAGAAGCAATGGAAGTGGCAAGGCAGAAGGCAGCAGAGAAGGCCATTGCCGCAGCAGCTAAAAGCTGAGCATGGAATTAATCGTAAGTTTTTCACTTCAGTCAATCCGATCAACTAAAATCTCACGCCATGAATAGATTCAATGTGCAGTCTTAATAGCGCCCTCTTTTAGTGTGTGTACGACAGCAATAAgttgatgcaaaaaaaaaaaaatcaatcaaaacaaacaaatcattacTAAACAAACTCATCACCAAAGAATCGTCGATAACGATCATTGTAGCAAAAAAAAATCCATTCGGTATCAGCCAAGTGCCATGAAGTGGCTGCATACCCATAAATTATTCGATTTAACCGGAAAATATCTCATGAGAAAAGTGATCGGACAATAACGAAGGGGGAATTGATATACTAGAAAGGAGTTTCCTTCTCTATGGGAGACGTCGCGCTAGGGATGATTGGAGGATGCGACAATCTTCCAAGGTTGTCGAGGTCGCCGTTGGTACGATCCGTGGCTGCAGATCAGAGGTACGCGATGAGGTTTAGGATGCCTCGACAGAGATCGCTGAGCATTGAAAACCTCTAAGCCTTCTTCTATCCTTCCATTCTACTCCAATCCCATAGTCGCGCGCTCACCATCACCATAGAAAACGAGAGAGCAAGTGAGAGATtttagggatcgagaaggtaaaggggcaGAATGAGGTGGTAAAAAATTTCAGAGAGAGGGAAAGATAAAACACAGCGGCAAAAAATTACAAAGGggaaaaagtggcgaaagaaaaaaaacaacagTATTCAACAAACACTTAATACACAACgattttcaaaaaccgttgtcataatcctaaaaaaagcgcacatagacaatagttttcaaaaactgttgtcgtagcctttaaaaatcgttgtcgtagtcccaaaaaagcataaatagacaacgatttttaaaaaccgttgtcgtaggccaaaaaaaaatttctaaaagacaacggtttttgttaaaaccgttgttaaaaggaaaaaaacaatGATTTGGTATAAAAtcattgtcgtttgagtgttgttgaatgaggattttcttgtagtgactgaatgtttaattaagtatACGAATGATCCCacaataaaattaattagatttaggaataataatatttacacaattaacctaGTCAGCTCTTCACTTAAGTATCACTTGACATAAAAGGAGGAAACCTGACTATGACATAGAAGTCTGTCTCACTCTCACTTTAGAAACCTCACCAAACTAAATTGCTTAATTAGAAGACTACCAAAACTACCCAACTTATACTcaataatttgtaatgcttgttaaCAAGGAAAATagaccaaatcaacccacaaaccaactaataaAACTCAAACCAATTCAATATTTGAATTATTACACTTATATTTATTTGACTCATATGTGGTTAAATCTATTAATAGAActttatattgtttagtaataattgatgattactcaatattcacttgtataaaattcttaaaaaataaagatgaagcatttgaaatatttagtaatttttgtaaacaaactgaaaataaaaaagactcaaaaatcaaaagaattaggagtgataacggtggagaatttaaaaatcatatgtTTACTAAATTTTGCTTAGAAAATGGGTACCATGAAGAATTCTTGTGTTctaatacacctcaacaaaatataatagttgaaagaaaaaatagaactcttcAAGAAGCTATTAGGATAATGCTTAATGAATATCGGCTACcaaaatatttctgggcagaagctgttagtacaactttatatgtacaaaatagaacaacagtaaataagaaatataataaaacttcatttgaaatttgctataataaattacctaatattaaatattttaaggtatttggaagtccaatttatatattaaacacaagagaatacttagaaaaatttatctcaaaagtagaaaatggaatctttgtaggatactccctaaacaacaaaggatatagagtttacaataaaactactctaagaattgaggaaacaaccaatataaaatttgatgaaattaCTAACTCTAAAGAATCCAACTCAACTCAACCTCAATACCAACCAATTGATTTCTTTAAAGCTAGcattgatctagggggagcaagtgaaaaccAAAATCAAATAGATGATCACAAAGATGAACAAAATCAACCACAAGAAACACAAACTGAATCTAGAACAATTAAAGTCAGCTCAGACCACCCAATTGAACAAATAATAGGTGATCCAAAACtaagagttcaaactagatcatcatttagaaacctaagtcaaatatctttaatttctaaGATTGAACCCAAAATAATGGAAGAATCCCTGCTTGACCCAGACTACATTATTGGCATGTAGGAAGAACTGgcctaatttgaaagaaatgaagtgtgAGATTTAGTACCATTACCTGATCATAAAAAGGttatagaaacaaaatgagtatttagaaataaactaagtggaaatggaaaaattgttagaaataaagctaaactagtagcaaaagggtttagtcaagtagagagacttgactatgataaaacctatgctccagtagctagacttgagtctattagaatgctactaagcTATGTAGcccacaaaggatttaaactttatcaaatagaTGTTAAATCTACTTTCTTAAATAggctaataaaagaagaggtctatgtaggtCAACTacctgggtttgagagtctagatcatcctaaccatgtatttaaactaaaaaaagctTTGTATGATCTTAACAAGCACCAAAGGTCTGGTATGAGAAGTTAACTTCCTatctaattttcaaaggattcaactaaggtcaaattgatccaactttatTTATAAAATCACATAAACAAGATATTTTCATAGCCCAAGTATATGCAGATaacataatttttggttcaacaaactcagaATCTTTGCAATAATTTATAATCTTAATGGAACAAAAATTTGgaatgagcttagtaggtaatctaacctatttcttaggattacaaattaaacaaataaatgaagaaaattatgtttaccaacaaaaatacataaaataattacttaaaaaatttagaatgaaaaatactaaagaaacaaaaacacCAATGGTGACTAACACAACTTTAGATAGTGAttcaaatggaaaatcagtagatctaaaatattataaaagtatCATAAGCAGTcttttatacttaactgcaagtcaatctaatattttatttatagtgagtatgtgtgctagataccaaactcaTGCTAAGGAATCctacttaactaatgtaaaaagaatttgTAGATTCTTAAAAGGCACACCAAATGTAtgaatttggtaccctagaatacctaattttaaacttataggttactctgactcagaAAATGTCGATTGTAAATTAGATCGTAAAGGTACAAGTGGTGGATATCaattacttggaccatcacttgtcagctattttagtagaaaataatattatgtttctttatctactactgaagtcaagtacatagcaatgggtgagtgtgtagcacaatcgttatggatgatgcatacattaaaagaatttaacttagaatataaaaatataaaaatttatattgataatattagttcaatcaACTTAATTAGAAATTcaatgcatcattcaagaaccaaaaatattaaaatcaaacatcacttcattagagatcacgtcacCAAAGGAGATAttaaactcaactatgttgactcTAAGTCAAATCTGACTAACATTTTCACTAAACCACTACCAGAATCTGAATTAGTAATCTACGAAGATGACTAGAAATGTGTATAATAGATTAGGACTCttgttatcaaataaattttcagGTGATttgtaaattctaggaaaattcattacttatgttttctaaaaattctcatttccttagtattttcaaaatttatttttggcCTTATTCTAGGTTGaacccctagaaagcatgatcctatataTCTAGGTAACGaatatctcacaaacacactaagtttatcttgattgtgtaTTTAAAAACTTGGAATGACATGAGATGCGTAGGCCTTTTGCTTGGACTTTAGATGCTTATATTAGTGTATCAAAATAAGTGTGGGTTATAAATatatgtaacgccccggcccgggcgggccccaccaggaccgaaccagga
This region of Zingiber officinale cultivar Zhangliang chromosome 9A, Zo_v1.1, whole genome shotgun sequence genomic DNA includes:
- the LOC122019040 gene encoding uncharacterized protein At2g39795, mitochondrial-like; the encoded protein is MAFSAAFCLATSIASHLVACSLSRSLDPRLSTVIHPPSLRNVISKRTAWPLPCTAFFSYVATKPTSNSNLLQGVDSEIKCALESDGYGRVEEIPSGFPFEIQDEKGINTITLKRNYHGERVSRS